The following are encoded together in the Glycine max cultivar Williams 82 chromosome 8, Glycine_max_v4.0, whole genome shotgun sequence genome:
- the LOC100795768 gene encoding mitogen-activated protein kinase 9 — protein MGGGGTLVQGIRRLFKRRASSPASDDHNHNNVNANNSRVLVRDLRAQLASIPNTLDPVSDFDFSTLKPIKVPTPIPFRPSSMDHHKKGAQETEFFTEYGEASQYQIQEVVGKGSYGVVGSAIDTHTGEKVAIKKINDVFEHVSDATRILREIKLLRLLRHPDIVEIKHIMLPPSRREFKDIYVVFELMESDLHQVIKANDDLTPEHHQFFLYQLLRGLKYIHTANVFHRDLKPKNILANADCKLKICDFGLARVSFNDAPSAIFWTDYVATRWYRAPELCGSFFSKYTPAIDIWSIGCIFAEMLTGKPLFPGKNVVHQLDLMTDLLGTPPPESTARIRNEKAKRYLNSMRKKQPIPFSQKFPNADPLALRLLESLLAFDPKDRPSAEEALSDPYFTGLANMDREPSTQPISKLEFEFERRKLTKDDVRELIYREILEYHPQMLQEYLRGGDQTSFMYPSGVDRFKRQFAHLEEHYGKGERSTPPLQRQHASLPRERVCAPKDESKQNNDSEKPSGSNLQQSPPGSDETGAQNGTSKQNYSARSLLKSASISASKCVVVKQKKDPEQEPITEANDEAVDGVTGEIAALRA, from the exons ATGGGTGGTGGAGGAACACTCGTGCAAGGGATTCGACGCTTGTTTAAACGACGCGCTTCTTCTCCTGCTTCTGACGATCACAACCACAACAATGTCAATGCCAATAATAGCCGCGTTTTAGTGAGAGATTTGCGCGCGCAATTGGCTTCAATTCCCAACACTCTTGACCCCGTTTCCGATTTCGATTTCTCTACCTTGAAGCCCATCAAAGTTCCCACACCAATCCCCTTCAGACCCTCTTCCATGGATCATCACAAAAag GGTGCACAAGAGACAGAGTTTTTTACCGAGTACGGGGAGGCAAGTCAATATCAGATCCAAGAGGTTGTTGGAAAAGGAAGTTATGGTGTCGTGGGTTCTGCTATTGATACTCACACAGGTGAAAAGGTTGCAATCAAGAAAATTAATGATGTTTTTGAGCATGTATCGGATGCCACACGGATCCTTAGAGAAATTAAGCTCTTGCGGTTGCTTAGACATCCTGATATTGTGGAAATTAAGCATATTATGCTTCCTCCTTCGCGGAGAGAGTTCAAGGATATATATGTTGTGTTTGAGTTGATGGAATCTGACCTCCATCAAGTAATCAAGGCAAATGATGATCTTACTCCTGAGCACCATCAATTTTTCTTGTACCAACTTCTTAGGGGCCTGAAATATATACATACAG CAAACGTGTTTCATCGTGATTTGAAGCCAAAAAATATTCTTGCTAACGCTGATTGCAAACtaaaaatatgtgattttgggcttgctcgagtttCATTTAATGATGCTCCATCAGCTATATTCTGGACT GATTATGTTGCAACTCGGTGGTATCGTGCACCTGAATTATGTGGTTCTTTTTTCTCAAAA TACACTCCAGCAATTGATATTTGGAGCATTGGATGCATATTTGCAGAAATGCTCACTGGGAAGCCATTGTTTCCTGGGAAAAATGTTGTGCACCAATTGGATCTCATGACTGATTTGCTTGGCACACCTCCTCCTGAGTCCACTGCAAGG ATTCGAAATGAAAAGGCTAAAAGGTATCTTAATAGCATGAGAAAAAAACAACCAATTCCGTTCTCCCAAAAATTTCCAAATGCAGATCCATTGGCTCTTCGTTTGCTGGAAAGCCTACTTGCATTTGATCCTAAAGACCGTCCATCAGCTGAAGAG GCATTATCTGATCCTTACTTCACTGGCTTGGCGAACATGGACCGCGAACCATCCACTCAACCCATTTCAAAacttgagtttgaatttgagagAAGGAAATTGACCAAAGATGATGTAAGAGAGTTGATTTATCGAGAG ATTTTGGAGTATCATCCCCAAATGCTCCAGGAATATCTTCGTGGTGGAGATCAAACTAGCTTCATGTATCCAAG TGGGGTCGATCGGTTCAAGCGACAGTTTGCACATCTTGAGGAGCATTATGGCAAAGGTGAACGAAGCACTCCACCATTGCAGAGACAGCATGCCTCCTTACCTAG AGAGCGAGTTTGTGCTCCCAAGGATGAAAGTAAACAAAACAATGATTCTGAAAAGCCGAGTGGATCAAATCTTCAGCAGAGTCCTCCAGGTTCTGATGAGACAGGTGCTCAAAATGGAACCTCCAAACAAAACTACAGTGCACGTAGCTTGTTGAAGAGTGCCAG